In Streptomyces camelliae, the sequence GATCAGGGGTCCGCGATCAACAAGGCCAATATGGACACCGCGGTCGACATCATGAACCGCCGTGTCAACGGTCTCGGTGTCTCCGAAGCGGAGGTGCAGACCCAGGGGAACGACAACATCATCGTCAACATCCCCAAGGGCACCAACTCCAAGGAAGCGCAAGCGCAGGTCGGCACCACCGCCAAGCTGTACTTCCGCCCGGTCCTGACCAGCGAGCCCAGCGGTGCGGCCACGCCGACCCCCTCGCCGAGCCCGTCCTCCAGCGGCAGCTCCTCGCCGAAGCCGGGCGCGAAGGCGAGCACGAGCCCCTCCGCGAACGCCTCCCCGTCGGCCTCGGGGAAGGCGGGCGACGGCAAGGCCAAGACGTCGTCTCCCACGGCCTCGGCGACCTCCCAGGGCCGTGCCGTCACCGACGCGCTGAAGGCCGGCTCCACCCCCTCGCCGAGCACGTCCGCCTCCGGCAGCGCCAAGCCGTCGGCCACTCCCTCGGCCTCCGCCGGCAGCAGCACCGCCCAGCTCCAGGCCCGGTACGCCGCCCTGAACTGCACCAAGCCCGCGGACCGCGCCAACGCCGGCAAGAACGCCAAGCCCGGCGACCCCACCGTGGCCTGCGGCCAGATCCGCGGCGCCTGGTACAAGTACGTGCTCGGCCCGGTCGCCGTGGACGGCACCGAGGTGAAGAAGGCGCAGGCCGTCTTCGACACCCAGGGCGCCTCCGGCTGGCAGGTCCAGATGACCTTCACCTCCTCCGGCGCCAAGAAGTTCGCGGACATCACCGGCACGCTGGCCAAGAACCAGTCCCCGCAGAACGAGTTCGCCATCGTCCTGGACGGCGACGTCGTCTCCAGCCCGTATGTGCAGTCCGCCATCACCGGCGGCCAGGCGGAGATCTCCGGCAGCTTCACCCAGCAGGACGCCCAGAGCCTCGCCAACATGCTGTCGTACGGCGCGCTGCCGCTGTCCTTCCAGGAGCAGTCCGTCACCACCGTCACCGCCGCGCTCGGCGGTGAGCAGCTGCACGCCGGCCTGCTCGCCGGCGCGATCGGCCTCGCGCTGGTCGTGCTCTACCTGGTGGTCTACTACCGCGGTCTGTCCCTCGTCGCCATGGCCTCGCTGCTGGTCTCCGCGATCCTCACCTACGTGATCATGTCGCTGCTCGGCCCGGCCATCGGCTTCGCGCTGAACCTGCCGGCCGTCTGCGGTGCCATCGTCGCCATCGGTATCACCGCAGACTCGTTCATCGTGTACTTCGAACGCATCCGGGACGAGATCCGCGAGGGCCGCTCGCTGCGCCCCGCCGTCGAGCGGGCCTGGCCGCGCGCCCGGCGCACCGTCCTCGTCTCCGACTTCGTGTCGTTCCTCGCCGCCGCCGTCCTGTTCATCGTGACCGTCGGCAAGGTCCAGGGCTTCGCGTTCACGCTCGGCCTGACCACCGTGCTCGACGTCGTCGTCGTCTTCCTGTTCACCAAGCCGCTCATGACGCTCCTCGCCCGCCGCGCGTTCTTCGCGAACGGCCACAAGTGGTCCGGACTCGATCCGAAGAGCCTGGGCGCCAAGGCGCCGCTGCGCCGCACCCGCCGTTCCGCCGGTCCCGCCGCCGGCCCTGCCGACCCGAAGGAGGCGTGAGCGATGTCGAAACTCGGCAACCTCGGCGCTCGACTGCACCGCGGCGAGATCAGCTACGACTTCGTCGGCAAGCGCAAGATCTGGTACGGCATCTCCATCCTGATCACCATCACGGCCATCCTCGGCCTGGCGGTGCGCGGGCTGAACATGGGCATCGAGTTCAAGGGCGGCGCGGTCTTCACCACGCCGACCCATATGAGCACCTCGGTCACCCAGGCGGAGACGTACGCCAAGGACGCCTCCGGTCATGAGGCCATCGTGCAGAAGCTCGGCAACGGCAGCCTGCGCATCCAGATCGCCGGCATCGACACCGGCCAGTCCGACAAGATCAAGCAGGACCTGGCCAAGGACCTGAACCTCGACCCCGAGAGGCTCGCGGCCGACCTGGTCGGCCCGAGCTGGGGCCAGCAGATCGCCAGCAAGGCCTGGGAGGGCCTGGCGATCTTCATGGTGCTCGTCGTGATCTACCTGGCCATCGCCTTCGAGTGGCGCATGGCCGTCGCGGCCCTCGTCGCGCTGATCCACGACATCACCATCACGACCGGTATCTACGCCCTCGTCGGCTTCGAGGTCACGCCCGGTACGGTCATCGGTCTGCTGACCATCCTCGGTTACTCGCTCTACGACACGGTCGTCGTCTTCGACAGCCTCAAGGAGCAGACGAAGGACATCACCAAGCAGACCCGCTGGACCTACAGCGACATCGCCAACCGGTCGATCAACGGCACCCTGGTCCGCTCCATCAACACCACGGTCGTCGCCCTGCTGCCGGTCGCCGGTCTGCTGTTCATCGGCGGCGGCTTCCTCGGCGCCGGCACGCTCAACGACATCTCCCTGTCGCTCTTCGTCGGCCTCGCGGCCGGTGCCTACTCCTCGATCTTCATCGCCACGCCGCTCGTCGCCGACCTCAAGGAGCGCGAGCCGGCGATGAAGGCCCTCACCAAGCGGGTCCTGGCCAAGCGCGCCCAGGCCGCCGCGGAGGAGGACCTCGCGGCCGACCGCGCCGCCCTGGACGAGGACGGATCCGACGACACCGCCCCCGCCGTCGTGGGCCCCCGCGGCCGGGGCCGCGGCCGAGCCTCCGGGAAGCGCCGATGACCGACATCAAGGAGCTGCTGCTCAGCCGTATCCGTGACGTCGCCGACTACCCCGAGCCGGGCGTGATGTTCAAGGACATCACCCCGCTCCTCGCGGACCCGGCCGCGTTCACGGCGCTCACCGACGCGCTCGCCGAGATCGCGACGGAGACCGGCGCGACCAAGGTCGTCGGCCTGGAGGCCCGGGGCTTCATCCTCGGCGCCCCGGTCGCCGTCCGCGCCGGCCTCGGCTTCATCCCGGTCCGCAAGGCGGGCAAGCTCCCCGGAGCGACCCTGCGCCAGGCCTATGACCTGGAGTACGGCTCGGCCGAGATCGAGATCCACGCCGAGGACCTGACCTCCGCCGACCGCGTCCTGATCGTGGACGACGTCCTCGCGACGGGTGGTACGGCAGAGGCGGCGATCCACCTCATCCAGCGCGCTGGAGCCGAGGTCTCGGGCCTGGCGGTGCTGATGGAGCTGGGCTTCCTCGCCGGCCGGGCCCGGCTGGCCCCGGCCCTCGGCGAGGCTCCCCTGGAGGCACTGCTCCAGGTCTGACAGGCCCCGCCCTGCTCGTCGTCACGGCCGCCCCCGCCCTGCTCGTCGTCACGGCCGCCCCCGCCCTGCTCGTCGTCACGGCCGCCCCGGCACCTCGCCGGGGCGGCCGTACGCATGCGGCGGGCACCCGCGGGCAACCCTCCCGGG encodes:
- the secD gene encoding protein translocase subunit SecD — encoded protein: MAAPKRGRSASAQSKPGRSLALILIAIVALTGGMFLSGNTTPRLGIDLAGGTSITLKAKADQGSAINKANMDTAVDIMNRRVNGLGVSEAEVQTQGNDNIIVNIPKGTNSKEAQAQVGTTAKLYFRPVLTSEPSGAATPTPSPSPSSSGSSSPKPGAKASTSPSANASPSASGKAGDGKAKTSSPTASATSQGRAVTDALKAGSTPSPSTSASGSAKPSATPSASAGSSTAQLQARYAALNCTKPADRANAGKNAKPGDPTVACGQIRGAWYKYVLGPVAVDGTEVKKAQAVFDTQGASGWQVQMTFTSSGAKKFADITGTLAKNQSPQNEFAIVLDGDVVSSPYVQSAITGGQAEISGSFTQQDAQSLANMLSYGALPLSFQEQSVTTVTAALGGEQLHAGLLAGAIGLALVVLYLVVYYRGLSLVAMASLLVSAILTYVIMSLLGPAIGFALNLPAVCGAIVAIGITADSFIVYFERIRDEIREGRSLRPAVERAWPRARRTVLVSDFVSFLAAAVLFIVTVGKVQGFAFTLGLTTVLDVVVVFLFTKPLMTLLARRAFFANGHKWSGLDPKSLGAKAPLRRTRRSAGPAAGPADPKEA
- the secF gene encoding protein translocase subunit SecF codes for the protein MSKLGNLGARLHRGEISYDFVGKRKIWYGISILITITAILGLAVRGLNMGIEFKGGAVFTTPTHMSTSVTQAETYAKDASGHEAIVQKLGNGSLRIQIAGIDTGQSDKIKQDLAKDLNLDPERLAADLVGPSWGQQIASKAWEGLAIFMVLVVIYLAIAFEWRMAVAALVALIHDITITTGIYALVGFEVTPGTVIGLLTILGYSLYDTVVVFDSLKEQTKDITKQTRWTYSDIANRSINGTLVRSINTTVVALLPVAGLLFIGGGFLGAGTLNDISLSLFVGLAAGAYSSIFIATPLVADLKEREPAMKALTKRVLAKRAQAAAEEDLAADRAALDEDGSDDTAPAVVGPRGRGRGRASGKRR
- a CDS encoding adenine phosphoribosyltransferase; the protein is MTDIKELLLSRIRDVADYPEPGVMFKDITPLLADPAAFTALTDALAEIATETGATKVVGLEARGFILGAPVAVRAGLGFIPVRKAGKLPGATLRQAYDLEYGSAEIEIHAEDLTSADRVLIVDDVLATGGTAEAAIHLIQRAGAEVSGLAVLMELGFLAGRARLAPALGEAPLEALLQV